The following proteins come from a genomic window of Rutidosis leptorrhynchoides isolate AG116_Rl617_1_P2 chromosome 10, CSIRO_AGI_Rlap_v1, whole genome shotgun sequence:
- the LOC139871237 gene encoding uncharacterized protein, whose amino-acid sequence MLEAVKDASIKDRISVTGGVNTFIWYWSREVTCRTNSELSSLCSMLSGFSFSNNTGGDSWEWLLASSGVLTVKKLSSIIDEQVLGEFTSNQETLLNNLVPKKIDIFAWRAFKKRLPVKIELGKRGIDLNDVLCPICNDVVESVDHSLILCKHVFDIWERVYKWWNLGNFSSTTIADISNNTGPNHASHSCFGKKLWQAVCWNCFYLIWKNRNKMVFQGKSWNTHLTLNEIQAKTFEWITSRSIGRKFDWLVWISNPSLYLSMS is encoded by the coding sequence ATGTTAGAAGCTGTCAAAGACGCCTCTATAAAGGACCGTATCTCAGTTACAGGTGGCGTGAATACGTTTATTTGGTATTGGTCCCGTGAAGTTACATGCAGAACTAACAGCGAGCTGAGCAGTTTATGCTCTATGCTCTCGGGTTTCTCATTCAGCAACAATACGGGGGGTGATTCGTGGGAATGGTTACTTGCTTCGAGTGGTGTTTTGACTGTTAAAAAGTTGTCCTCGATTATTGACGAACAAGTACTTGGCGAGTTCACTTCGAATCAAGAAACACTTTTGAACAATCTTGTTCCTAAAAAGATCGATATTTTCGCGTGGCGAGCGTTTAAAAAAAGACTTCCCGTCAAGATCGAGCTCGGTAAGAGAGGTATTGATTTAAATGATGTTCTTTGCCCTATATGTAATGATGTTGTCGAATCCGTAGACCATTCTCTCATTTTATGTAAGCATGTGTTTGATATTTGGGAGCGGGTGTATAAATGGTGGAACTTGGGCAATTTTTCAAGTACCACCATTGCCGACATCTCAAATAATACCGGGCCGAATCATGCCTCTCACTCGTGTTTTGGAAAGAAATTGTGGCAAGCAGTATGTTGGAATTGCTTTTACTTGATTTGGAAAAATCGTAACAAAATGGTGTTTCAAGGTAAAAGTTGGAATACCCATTTGACTTTAAACGAGATTCAAGCAAAAACGTTCGAGTGGATTACTTCGAGATCAATAGGAAGAAAGTTCGATTGGTTGGTTTGGATTTCTAATCCTAGCTTGTACCTTAGTATGTCGTGA